In a single window of the Streptomyces sp. HUAS ZL42 genome:
- a CDS encoding sugar ABC transporter ATP-binding protein, with amino-acid sequence MTHPSDTGPAPVLALKDISKSFGAVRALRDVSLELFPGEVHALAGENGAGKSTLIKTLAGVHRPDAGQVLLDGEPVVLHGPGDARDAGIAVIYQEPTLFPDLSIAENIFMGRQPRRALGRIDHKATHEATLALMQRLGVALDPDRPARGLSIADQQIVEIAKALSFDARVLIMDEPTAALTGSEVARLFGVVRTLREQGAAVLFISHRLEEIFEICRRVTTLRDGAWIASEPLDGMTEDDLVRRMVGRDLEELYPKQDVEPGEVALSVRRLTREGVFTDISFDVRRGEIVGLAGLVGAGRTEVARAVFGVDRWDAGEVEVEGRALTNGAPSTAMAAGLALVPEDRRAQGLVMGMSIERNIGLTGLRSTVKAGLMDRGAERSRSLDWAVRLQVKYARIADAVSTLSGGNQQKVVLAKWLATGPKVLIVDEPTRGIDVGTKAEVHRLLSQLAADGVAVLMISSDLPEILGMADRVLVMHEGRLTAEIPRSEATEETVMAAATGRAAA; translated from the coding sequence ATGACCCACCCGTCCGACACGGGTCCGGCCCCGGTGCTGGCGCTGAAGGACATCTCCAAGTCCTTCGGCGCCGTGCGCGCCCTGCGGGACGTCTCCCTGGAGCTGTTCCCCGGCGAGGTGCACGCCCTCGCCGGCGAGAACGGCGCAGGCAAGTCGACCCTCATCAAGACGCTCGCCGGGGTGCACCGACCGGACGCCGGCCAGGTGCTGCTCGACGGTGAGCCCGTCGTCCTCCACGGCCCCGGCGACGCCCGCGACGCCGGCATCGCAGTGATCTACCAGGAACCCACGCTCTTCCCGGACCTGTCGATCGCCGAGAACATCTTCATGGGCCGCCAGCCGCGGCGCGCCCTCGGCCGTATCGACCACAAGGCCACCCACGAGGCGACGCTGGCCCTGATGCAGCGCCTGGGTGTGGCACTCGACCCCGACCGGCCCGCCCGCGGCCTGTCCATCGCCGACCAGCAGATCGTCGAGATCGCCAAGGCGCTCTCCTTCGACGCCCGCGTCCTCATCATGGACGAACCGACCGCGGCCCTCACCGGCAGCGAGGTCGCCAGGCTCTTCGGCGTCGTACGCACCCTGCGCGAACAGGGCGCCGCCGTGCTGTTCATCTCGCACCGCCTCGAGGAGATCTTCGAGATCTGCCGGCGGGTGACCACCCTGCGCGACGGAGCCTGGATCGCCAGCGAGCCGCTGGACGGCATGACCGAGGACGACCTGGTCCGCCGCATGGTCGGCCGCGACCTCGAGGAGCTCTACCCGAAGCAGGACGTCGAGCCCGGCGAGGTCGCCCTGAGCGTTCGGCGGCTGACCCGCGAGGGCGTCTTCACCGACATCTCCTTCGACGTGCGCCGCGGCGAGATCGTCGGCCTGGCCGGCCTCGTCGGGGCGGGCCGTACGGAGGTCGCGCGGGCCGTCTTCGGCGTCGACCGGTGGGACGCCGGCGAGGTCGAGGTCGAGGGACGCGCGCTGACCAATGGCGCGCCCTCCACGGCGATGGCCGCGGGACTCGCCCTCGTGCCGGAGGACCGGCGCGCCCAGGGCCTGGTGATGGGCATGTCCATCGAGCGGAACATCGGCCTGACCGGCCTGCGCTCCACCGTGAAGGCCGGGCTCATGGACCGCGGCGCCGAGCGCAGCCGCTCCCTCGACTGGGCCGTCAGGCTCCAGGTGAAGTACGCCAGGATCGCCGACGCCGTCTCCACCCTGTCCGGCGGCAACCAGCAGAAGGTCGTCCTCGCCAAGTGGCTCGCCACCGGGCCGAAGGTCCTGATCGTCGACGAGCCGACCCGCGGCATCGACGTCGGCACCAAGGCCGAGGTCCACCGGCTGCTCTCCCAGCTGGCCGCGGACGGGGTCGCCGTCCTGATGATCTCCTCCGACCTGCCCGAGATCCTCGGCATGGCCGACCGCGTGCTCGTGATGCACGAGGGCCGGCTCACCGCCGAGATCCCCCGCTCCGAAGCCACCGAGGAAACCGTGATGGCCGCAGCCACGGGGAGGGCCGCCGCATGA
- the rhaI gene encoding L-rhamnose isomerase yields MTDLAAVKAALKTQAVETPSWAYGNSGTRFKVFAQQGVPRTPREKLDDAAQVHAFTGVAPTVALHIPWDKVDDYAALAKHAEERGVKLGAINSNTFQDDDYKLGSICHPDAAVRRKALDHLLECVDIMDATGSRDLKLWFADGTNYPGQDDVRARQDRLAEGLAEVYERLGDGQRMLLEYKFFEPAFYTTDVPDWGTAYAHCLRLGPKAQVVVDTGHHAPGTNIEFIVATLLREGKLGGFDFNSRFYADDDLMVGAADPFQLFRIMYEVVRGGGFTPEVAFMLDQCHNIEAKIPAIIRSVMNVQEATAKALLVDREALAVAQRSGDVLGANAVLMDAYNTDVRPLLAEVREEMGLDADPMAAYRRSGWAEKIVAERVGGEQAGWGA; encoded by the coding sequence GTGACCGACCTCGCCGCGGTGAAGGCCGCGCTCAAGACCCAGGCCGTCGAGACGCCGTCGTGGGCGTACGGGAACTCGGGGACCCGCTTCAAGGTGTTCGCCCAGCAGGGCGTGCCACGAACTCCCCGGGAGAAGCTGGACGACGCGGCGCAGGTGCACGCGTTCACGGGCGTGGCCCCGACCGTCGCCCTGCACATCCCCTGGGACAAGGTCGACGACTACGCGGCACTCGCGAAGCACGCCGAGGAGCGCGGCGTGAAGCTGGGCGCGATCAACTCCAACACCTTCCAGGACGACGACTACAAGCTGGGCAGCATCTGCCACCCCGATGCCGCGGTGCGGCGCAAGGCGCTTGATCATCTGCTCGAGTGCGTCGACATCATGGATGCGACCGGCTCGCGGGACCTGAAGCTGTGGTTCGCGGACGGCACGAACTATCCCGGTCAGGACGATGTGCGGGCGCGGCAGGACCGGCTGGCCGAGGGCCTGGCCGAGGTGTACGAGCGGCTCGGCGACGGGCAGCGGATGCTGCTGGAGTACAAGTTCTTCGAGCCGGCGTTCTACACGACCGATGTCCCGGACTGGGGCACCGCGTACGCGCACTGCCTCAGGCTCGGGCCGAAGGCGCAGGTCGTGGTGGACACCGGGCACCATGCGCCGGGGACGAACATCGAGTTCATCGTGGCGACGCTGCTGCGGGAGGGGAAGCTCGGGGGGTTCGACTTCAACTCGCGGTTCTACGCGGACGACGATCTGATGGTCGGCGCGGCCGATCCGTTCCAGCTGTTCCGGATCATGTACGAGGTCGTGCGTGGGGGTGGGTTCACTCCCGAGGTGGCGTTCATGCTCGACCAGTGTCACAACATTGAGGCGAAGATCCCGGCGATCATCCGTTCCGTGATGAATGTGCAGGAAGCGACGGCCAAGGCTCTGCTCGTTGATCGGGAGGCGCTGGCTGTGGCGCAGAGGTCCGGGGATGTGCTCGGGGCCAATGCGGTGCTGATGGATGCGTACAACACTGACGTGCGGCCGTTGCTTGCGGAGGTTCGGGAAGAGATGGGGCTGGACGCCGACCCCATGGCCGCTTACCGCCGGTCCGGATGGGCCGAGAAGATCGTTGCCGAGCGGGTTGGTGGGGAGCAGGCCGGGTGGGGCGCGTAA
- a CDS encoding bifunctional aldolase/short-chain dehydrogenase, with the protein MASHPEAAALLARSHRLGADPRNTNYAGGNASAKGTDTDPVTGGDVELMWVKGSGGDLGTLTEAGLAVLRLDRLRALQDVYPGVEHEDEMVAAFDYCLHGKGGAAPSIDTAMHGLVDAAHVDHLHPDSGIALACAADGEKLTAECFGDSVVWVPWRRPGFQLGLDIAAVKEANPQAVGCVLGGHGITAWGETAEECERNSLHIIRTAEAFLEERGKAEPFGPVVDGYEALPEAERRERAAALAPYVRAVASQDRAQVGHFNDSAPVLEFLTRAEHPRLAALGTSCPDHFLRTKVRPLVLDLPPTAPLDEAIARLKELHAEYREEYAAYYQRHALPDSPAMRGADPAIVLIPGVGMFSFGKDKQTARVAGEFYVNAINVMRGAEAVSAYAPIEESEKFRIEYWALEEAKLQRMPKPKALATRVALVTGAGSGIGKAIAQRLVAEGACVVVADLNIENAQAVAEELGGLDKAVAVTVDVTSEEQIAAAFKAAVLAFGGVDLVVNNAGISISKPLLETSAKDWDLQHDIMARGSFLVSREAARVMIAQELGGDIVYIASKNAVFAGPNNIAYSATKADQAHQVRLLAAELGEHGIRVNGVNPDGVVRGSGIFAGGWGAKRAAVYGVEEEKLGEFYAQRTILKREVLPEHVANAVFALTGGDLTHTTGLHIPVDAGVAAAFLR; encoded by the coding sequence ATGGCATCGCACCCCGAAGCCGCCGCTCTTCTCGCCCGGTCTCATCGGCTCGGCGCTGATCCGCGCAACACCAACTACGCAGGCGGCAACGCGTCCGCCAAGGGCACCGACACCGATCCCGTCACCGGTGGGGACGTCGAGCTGATGTGGGTCAAGGGGTCCGGTGGTGACCTCGGCACGCTCACCGAGGCCGGACTCGCCGTGCTGCGGCTCGACCGGCTGCGGGCGCTGCAGGACGTCTACCCCGGGGTCGAGCACGAGGACGAGATGGTTGCCGCGTTCGACTACTGCCTGCACGGCAAGGGGGGTGCGGCGCCCTCGATCGACACGGCCATGCACGGGCTCGTGGACGCCGCCCACGTCGATCATCTGCACCCCGACTCCGGGATCGCGCTGGCCTGTGCCGCCGACGGGGAGAAGCTGACCGCCGAGTGCTTCGGCGACTCGGTGGTGTGGGTGCCGTGGCGGCGGCCGGGGTTCCAGCTCGGGCTGGACATCGCGGCGGTCAAGGAGGCCAACCCGCAGGCCGTCGGCTGCGTCCTCGGCGGGCACGGGATCACCGCGTGGGGCGAGACCGCCGAGGAGTGCGAGCGCAACTCGCTGCACATCATCCGGACGGCGGAGGCGTTCCTGGAGGAGCGCGGCAAGGCCGAGCCCTTCGGGCCCGTCGTCGACGGGTACGAGGCGCTGCCCGAGGCCGAGCGGCGGGAGCGGGCGGCCGCGCTGGCGCCGTACGTCCGTGCCGTCGCCTCGCAGGACAGGGCGCAGGTGGGGCACTTCAACGACTCCGCGCCGGTGCTGGAGTTCCTGACCCGCGCCGAGCATCCCCGGCTCGCGGCGCTGGGGACGTCGTGTCCTGATCACTTCCTGCGGACCAAGGTACGGCCGCTGGTCCTCGACCTGCCGCCCACCGCCCCGCTCGACGAGGCGATCGCGCGGCTGAAGGAGCTGCACGCCGAGTACCGGGAGGAGTACGCCGCCTACTACCAGCGGCACGCCCTGCCCGACTCCCCCGCGATGCGTGGTGCGGACCCCGCGATCGTGCTGATCCCGGGCGTGGGCATGTTCTCCTTCGGCAAGGACAAGCAGACCGCCCGGGTGGCCGGCGAGTTCTACGTCAACGCCATCAACGTGATGCGCGGCGCCGAGGCGGTGTCGGCGTACGCGCCGATCGAGGAGTCGGAGAAGTTCCGCATCGAGTACTGGGCGCTGGAGGAGGCCAAGCTTCAGCGGATGCCGAAGCCCAAGGCGCTGGCCACGCGGGTCGCGCTGGTGACGGGGGCCGGCAGCGGTATCGGGAAGGCGATCGCGCAGCGGCTGGTCGCCGAGGGGGCCTGCGTCGTCGTGGCGGACCTCAACATCGAGAACGCGCAGGCCGTCGCGGAAGAGCTCGGCGGGTTGGACAAGGCGGTCGCCGTGACCGTCGACGTGACGTCCGAGGAGCAGATCGCCGCGGCCTTCAAGGCGGCCGTCCTGGCCTTCGGCGGTGTCGACCTCGTGGTCAACAACGCCGGCATCTCCATCTCCAAGCCGCTCCTGGAGACCTCCGCGAAGGACTGGGACCTCCAGCACGACATCATGGCCCGCGGTTCCTTCCTCGTCTCGCGCGAGGCGGCCCGGGTGATGATCGCCCAGGAACTGGGCGGGGACATCGTCTACATCGCGTCCAAGAACGCCGTCTTCGCCGGACCCAACAACATCGCCTACTCCGCCACCAAGGCCGACCAGGCCCACCAGGTGCGGCTGCTGGCGGCCGAGTTGGGTGAGCACGGCATCCGGGTCAACGGTGTCAACCCCGACGGGGTCGTGCGCGGCTCCGGGATCTTCGCCGGTGGGTGGGGGGCCAAGCGGGCGGCCGTGTACGGCGTGGAGGAGGAGAAGCTGGGCGAGTTCTACGCACAGCGGACCATCCTCAAGCGGGAGGTGCTTCCCGAGCATGTCGCCAATGCCGTGTTCGCCCTCACCGGTGGGGACCTGACCCACACCACCGGCCTGCACATCCCGGTCGACGCGGGTGTGGCGGCCGCGTTCCTGCGATGA
- a CDS encoding rhamnulokinase family protein — protein MSGAVKSYAAVDLGASSGRVMVGRVSPDSLEVTEAHRFPNRPVRVPEGLRWDVLALYAGVLDGLRAAGDHCGGRLDSVGIDSWAVDYGLLDADGALLGNPVHYRDARTEGVAEKVWATVPADELYAATGLQYAPFNTLYQLTAARGTRQLACAERLLLVPDLLTYWLTGEQGTELTNASTTQLIDPRTRDWSYGIAQRLGIDLGLFAPLRRPGDPAGVLRAEVLEETGLTGPVPVTAVGSHDTASAVAAVPATGERFAYICTGTWSLAGLELDAPVLSEESRAANFTNELGLDGTVRYLRNIMGLWLLQECVRAWGDPDLGVLLREAAEVPALRSVVDAGDAVFLAPGRMPERIAEACRESGQPAPGTPAEVTRCILDSLALAHRRAIGDAQRLADHPVDVVHIVGGGARNALLCRLTADACGLPVVVGPTEAAALGNVLVQARAHGLVGDRHHMRHLLARTQPLTRYEPRGDTARWQEAEARLAAR, from the coding sequence ATGAGCGGCGCCGTGAAATCGTACGCCGCCGTCGACCTCGGCGCCTCCAGCGGGCGCGTCATGGTCGGCCGTGTGAGCCCCGACTCGCTGGAGGTGACCGAGGCGCACCGCTTCCCCAACCGGCCCGTGCGGGTACCGGAAGGGCTGCGCTGGGACGTTCTCGCGCTGTACGCGGGTGTGCTGGACGGGCTGAGAGCGGCCGGTGACCACTGCGGTGGACGGCTCGACTCCGTCGGCATCGACAGCTGGGCCGTGGACTACGGTCTGCTGGACGCCGACGGTGCCCTCCTCGGCAATCCGGTGCACTACCGTGACGCGCGCACGGAGGGCGTCGCGGAGAAGGTGTGGGCGACCGTGCCCGCCGACGAGCTGTACGCGGCGACCGGGCTGCAGTACGCGCCCTTCAACACGCTGTACCAGCTGACGGCGGCGCGTGGGACGCGCCAACTGGCATGTGCCGAACGGCTGTTGCTCGTCCCCGACCTGCTGACGTACTGGCTGACCGGCGAGCAGGGCACCGAGCTGACCAACGCGTCGACGACCCAGCTCATCGATCCCCGGACGCGCGACTGGTCGTACGGGATCGCGCAGCGGCTGGGTATCGATCTCGGCCTCTTCGCGCCGCTGCGGCGGCCGGGTGATCCGGCGGGTGTGCTGCGGGCGGAGGTGCTGGAGGAGACGGGGCTGACCGGGCCGGTGCCGGTCACCGCGGTCGGCTCGCACGACACCGCGTCCGCGGTCGCCGCCGTGCCGGCGACCGGTGAGCGGTTCGCCTACATCTGCACCGGCACCTGGTCGCTGGCCGGCCTGGAGCTCGATGCGCCCGTGCTCTCGGAGGAGAGCCGCGCCGCCAACTTCACCAACGAGCTGGGGCTGGACGGCACGGTCCGCTATCTCCGCAACATCATGGGGCTGTGGCTGCTCCAGGAGTGCGTACGGGCCTGGGGCGACCCCGACCTGGGAGTGCTGCTGCGCGAGGCTGCCGAGGTTCCGGCGCTGCGGTCGGTCGTGGACGCGGGGGACGCGGTGTTCCTCGCGCCCGGGCGGATGCCGGAGCGGATCGCCGAGGCCTGCCGGGAGTCCGGGCAGCCCGCGCCGGGGACGCCTGCCGAGGTGACACGCTGCATCCTCGACTCCCTCGCGCTGGCCCACCGCCGGGCGATCGGGGACGCCCAGCGACTCGCCGACCACCCGGTCGACGTCGTGCACATCGTCGGCGGCGGCGCCCGCAACGCCCTGCTGTGCCGGCTCACCGCGGACGCCTGCGGACTGCCCGTGGTCGTCGGCCCGACCGAGGCGGCCGCACTGGGCAACGTGCTCGTCCAGGCCCGCGCCCACGGCCTCGTCGGCGACCGTCACCACATGCGGCACCTGCTGGCCCGTACGCAGCCGCTGACCCGGTACGAGCCGCGCGGCGACACCGCCCGCTGGCAGGAGGCGGAGGCCCGGCTCGCCGCACGGTGA
- a CDS encoding (Fe-S)-binding protein, which translates to MRVALFLTCVNDTLYPDTGRAVVKLLTRLGVEVDFPMAQTCCGQAHYNTGYRHEAEPLARHFSDVFGEYEAIVTPSGSCGAMVRELYPRMGERARAEGRGDTLAATLAAVVPKTYELTEFLVDVLGVTDVGAYYPHKVTYHPTCHGLRGLGLGERPRRLLQAVRGLELVELPGAEECCGFGGTFALKNSDVSAAMGADKVRGAASTGAEVLCAADNSCLMHIGGTMTRLGTGMRPVHIAEILASTKEEPTA; encoded by the coding sequence ATGCGTGTCGCACTGTTCCTGACCTGTGTCAACGACACGCTCTATCCGGACACGGGCCGCGCCGTGGTGAAACTGCTGACCAGGCTGGGCGTCGAGGTGGACTTCCCGATGGCCCAGACCTGCTGCGGGCAGGCGCACTACAACACCGGCTACCGGCACGAGGCCGAGCCGCTGGCCCGGCATTTCTCCGATGTCTTCGGGGAGTACGAGGCGATCGTGACGCCGTCCGGGTCGTGCGGGGCGATGGTGCGGGAGCTGTATCCGCGGATGGGTGAGCGGGCGCGCGCCGAGGGGCGCGGGGACACGCTCGCGGCCACCCTGGCCGCGGTGGTCCCGAAGACGTACGAGCTCACGGAGTTCCTGGTGGACGTGCTGGGCGTGACGGACGTGGGCGCCTACTACCCGCACAAGGTCACGTACCACCCGACCTGTCACGGGCTGCGGGGCCTGGGCCTCGGGGAGCGGCCCCGGCGGCTGCTCCAGGCCGTGAGGGGGCTGGAGTTGGTCGAGTTGCCGGGTGCCGAGGAGTGCTGCGGCTTCGGCGGCACCTTCGCGCTGAAGAACTCCGACGTCTCGGCGGCGATGGGCGCGGACAAGGTGCGAGGCGCCGCCTCCACGGGGGCCGAGGTGCTGTGCGCGGCGGACAACTCGTGTCTGATGCACATCGGCGGGACGATGACCCGGCTGGGCACGGGGATGCGGCCGGTGCACATCGCGGAGATCCTGGCGAGCACCAAGGAGGAGCCGACGGCATGA
- a CDS encoding LutB/LldF family L-lactate oxidation iron-sulfur protein: protein MSGTFVGMPAFPKAAQRAVGNETLRGNLRHATHTIRAKRATAVSEVSDWAALREAGKQIKDHTLRHLDRYLEQLEASVTAAGGTVHWAADADEANRIVARLVRETGESEVVKVKSMATQEIGLNEALEAEGIRAYETDLAELIVQLGKDRPSHILVPAIHRNRGEIRDIFRSQMGEWGRPAPEGLTDTPAELAEAARLHLREKFLRAKVGISGANFMVAETGTLVVVESEGNGRMCLTLPETLISVVGIEKIVPTWRDLEVFLQTLPRSSTAERMNPYTSMWTGTADEDGPRTFHLVLLDNGRTDTLADEVGRQALRCIRCSACLNVCPVYERAGGHAYGSVYPGPIGAILSPQLRGTASEIDASLPYASSLCGACYEVCPVAIDIPEVLVHLRERVVEGGQVTREGNKVVLQPAKGHAAERAAMRAARWAFTHPGALRTGQRLASRTRRLHPRSLPGPGRAWSGTRDLPPVPPEPFRDWWQRTHGGEDVK, encoded by the coding sequence ATGAGCGGTACGTTCGTAGGGATGCCGGCGTTTCCGAAGGCCGCGCAGAGGGCCGTGGGCAACGAGACCCTGCGCGGCAATCTGCGGCACGCCACGCACACCATCCGCGCCAAGCGTGCGACGGCCGTCAGCGAGGTCTCCGACTGGGCGGCGCTGCGGGAGGCCGGCAAGCAGATCAAGGACCACACGCTCCGCCATCTCGACCGCTATCTGGAGCAGTTGGAGGCGTCGGTCACCGCCGCGGGCGGCACCGTCCACTGGGCCGCGGACGCCGACGAGGCCAACCGGATCGTGGCCCGACTGGTCAGGGAGACCGGCGAGTCGGAGGTCGTCAAGGTCAAGTCGATGGCCACCCAGGAGATCGGCCTCAACGAGGCGCTCGAGGCGGAGGGCATCCGGGCCTACGAGACCGATCTCGCCGAGTTGATCGTGCAGTTGGGCAAGGACCGGCCCTCGCACATCCTGGTCCCCGCCATCCATCGCAACCGCGGTGAGATCCGGGACATCTTCCGCTCCCAGATGGGCGAATGGGGCCGCCCTGCTCCCGAGGGCCTGACCGACACGCCCGCCGAACTGGCCGAGGCCGCGCGGCTGCACCTGCGGGAGAAGTTCCTGCGCGCCAAGGTCGGCATCTCCGGCGCCAACTTCATGGTCGCCGAGACCGGCACGCTGGTGGTCGTCGAGTCCGAGGGCAACGGACGCATGTGCCTCACCCTGCCCGAGACGCTGATCTCGGTCGTCGGCATCGAGAAGATCGTGCCGACCTGGCGGGACCTGGAGGTGTTCCTGCAGACACTTCCCCGTTCCTCGACTGCCGAGCGGATGAACCCGTACACCTCCATGTGGACCGGCACGGCGGACGAGGACGGACCACGGACGTTCCATCTGGTGCTGCTGGACAACGGCCGCACCGACACCCTCGCCGACGAGGTCGGCCGCCAGGCCCTGCGCTGCATCCGCTGCTCGGCGTGTCTCAACGTCTGCCCGGTGTACGAGCGGGCGGGCGGCCACGCGTACGGCTCGGTCTACCCGGGACCGATCGGCGCCATCCTCAGCCCCCAACTCCGGGGCACGGCAAGCGAGATCGACGCCTCCCTGCCGTACGCCTCCTCGCTGTGCGGCGCCTGCTACGAGGTGTGTCCCGTCGCCATCGACATCCCCGAGGTGCTGGTGCATCTACGGGAGCGGGTCGTGGAGGGCGGGCAGGTCACGCGCGAGGGCAACAAGGTGGTCCTGCAGCCGGCGAAGGGACACGCCGCCGAGCGTGCGGCCATGCGGGCGGCGCGCTGGGCGTTCACCCACCCGGGCGCCCTGCGCACCGGACAGCGGCTCGCCTCGCGCACCCGACGTCTGCATCCGCGCTCACTGCCCGGGCCGGGCAGGGCGTGGAGCGGCACCCGGGACCTGCCGCCCGTGCCTCCGGAACCGTTCCGTGACTGGTGGCAGCGCACCCATGGTGGAGAGGACGTGAAATGA